A part of Microbacterium atlanticum genomic DNA contains:
- a CDS encoding ABC transporter permease — MSGQNPAGSGEPLNGLPPDQLPAVSGPLTGSPDVPAPTPDAPGAVDGEVPPPPRQNVFIKELLRSNWVTTVLAIVVAMIVGGILMALTDEDVQEAAGYFFARPTDTLGAVWNAVYGGYEAMFRGAIFNPRANDFATQIRPLTNTLGFAAPLIAAGLGVALAFRVGLFNIGGRGQILIACATAALLTFNLNLPMFLQLPLTLAAGIAGGAIWGGIVGVLKAKTGAHEVILTIMLNYVAFYLVTWMVRTPGLLQRPAGDQPISSGTPANAQFPDLLGPRFPLLDWGFLIVIGATVFVWWLVERSSLGFRLRAVGENPHAARASGISVQRMYIYAMLFAGGLAGLAGMNQIQGSVTTGFDGLIDAGIGFDAITVALLGRSRAWGVFAAGLLFGALKAGSFTMQASQDIPVDIVLVVQSLIVLFIAAPPLIRTIFFLPKTDAEKAAKARAKAAKKAVSA, encoded by the coding sequence GTGAGCGGTCAGAACCCCGCCGGGAGCGGCGAACCGCTGAATGGGCTGCCCCCAGACCAGCTGCCGGCCGTCTCGGGACCCCTCACGGGTTCCCCCGACGTGCCCGCACCCACTCCGGACGCGCCCGGTGCCGTCGACGGAGAGGTGCCGCCGCCCCCGCGGCAGAACGTCTTCATCAAGGAGCTGCTGCGCAGCAACTGGGTCACCACGGTCCTGGCGATCGTCGTGGCGATGATCGTCGGCGGCATCCTGATGGCGCTGACCGACGAGGACGTCCAGGAGGCGGCGGGCTACTTCTTCGCCAGACCCACCGACACTCTCGGGGCCGTCTGGAACGCGGTGTACGGCGGGTACGAGGCGATGTTCCGCGGCGCGATCTTCAACCCGCGGGCGAACGACTTCGCGACGCAGATCCGTCCGCTGACCAACACCCTCGGGTTCGCCGCGCCGCTGATCGCGGCCGGTCTCGGCGTGGCGCTGGCGTTCCGCGTCGGCCTGTTCAACATCGGCGGTCGCGGGCAGATCCTCATCGCCTGCGCGACGGCGGCGCTGCTGACGTTCAACCTGAACCTGCCGATGTTCCTGCAGCTGCCGCTGACGCTCGCGGCGGGCATCGCCGGCGGCGCGATCTGGGGTGGCATCGTCGGTGTGCTCAAGGCCAAGACCGGCGCGCACGAGGTGATCCTCACCATCATGCTCAACTACGTCGCCTTCTACCTGGTGACGTGGATGGTGCGCACGCCGGGCCTGCTGCAGCGCCCCGCCGGCGACCAGCCGATCTCGTCGGGGACGCCGGCCAATGCCCAGTTCCCGGATCTGCTCGGTCCCCGCTTCCCGCTGCTGGACTGGGGCTTCCTCATCGTGATCGGCGCGACGGTCTTCGTCTGGTGGCTCGTCGAGCGCTCCAGCCTCGGCTTCCGCCTGCGCGCGGTGGGCGAGAACCCGCATGCGGCGCGAGCGTCGGGCATCTCGGTGCAGCGCATGTACATCTACGCGATGCTCTTCGCGGGCGGCCTGGCGGGACTGGCGGGCATGAACCAGATCCAGGGCTCGGTCACCACCGGCTTCGACGGGCTGATCGACGCGGGCATCGGCTTCGATGCGATCACCGTGGCGCTGCTCGGCCGCAGCCGCGCGTGGGGCGTGTTCGCGGCGGGCCTGCTGTTCGGCGCGCTCAAGGCCGGGTCATTCACGATGCAGGCCTCGCAGGACATCCCCGTGGACATCGTGCTGGTGGTGCAGTCGCTGATCGTGCTCTTCATCGCCGCGCCGCCGCTGATCCGCACGATCTTCTTCCTCCCCAAGACCGATGCCGAGAAGGCTGCCAAGGCGAGAGCCAAGGCCGCGAAGAAGGCGGTGTCCGCATGA
- a CDS encoding ABC transporter permease: protein MTALAPAPAAAGGTIQHTTVRVRHLKLPVTLAIVTVLLALLFLLVPRNGISTFRLGDPGSTIALPNVSVPTALTSWLVVVLLVLLTVWAFWDAMSYRRTGIWLPIVFGLLAVFAFLVWASAGGLVPVTGLLFGALSLSVPLIFGALGGVIGERVGVVNVAIEGQFLFGAFSAALLASITRNPFVGLVGAMVGGVLVAFVLAAFSIKYLVDQVIVGVVLNVLVTGLTGFLYGALLVPNESELNRPVRFTRWEIPVLGDIPIIGPVLFNQTFIVYLMYITVALVAWGLYRTRWGLRLRAVGEHPQAADTVGIKVNTSRFWNVSLAGAIAGIGGAYFTLVSVGQFTKEMTAGLGFIALAAVIFGRWDPIRATLAALLFGFATNLQNLLTVLRTPIPSEFMLMLPYVVTIIAVAGFAGQIRGPAAAGKPYIKG, encoded by the coding sequence ATGACCGCTCTGGCGCCCGCTCCTGCTGCCGCCGGCGGCACGATCCAGCACACGACTGTCCGGGTCCGGCATCTCAAGCTGCCCGTGACCCTGGCCATCGTGACGGTGCTGCTCGCGCTGCTGTTCCTCCTGGTACCGCGCAACGGCATCAGCACGTTCCGCCTCGGCGACCCCGGCTCGACCATCGCGCTGCCCAACGTCAGCGTGCCGACGGCGCTGACCAGCTGGCTCGTCGTCGTGCTGCTGGTGCTGCTGACGGTGTGGGCTTTCTGGGACGCGATGTCGTACCGCCGCACCGGCATCTGGCTGCCGATCGTGTTCGGCCTGCTCGCGGTCTTCGCGTTCCTGGTGTGGGCCTCGGCGGGCGGGCTCGTGCCCGTCACGGGCCTGCTCTTCGGCGCGCTGTCGCTGTCGGTCCCGCTCATCTTCGGTGCCCTCGGCGGCGTCATCGGCGAGCGCGTGGGCGTGGTCAACGTCGCGATCGAGGGTCAGTTCCTCTTCGGCGCCTTCAGCGCCGCCCTGCTGGCCAGCATCACGCGCAACCCGTTCGTGGGCCTGGTCGGCGCCATGGTCGGCGGCGTGCTCGTGGCGTTCGTCCTCGCGGCGTTCTCGATCAAGTACCTCGTCGACCAGGTCATCGTCGGTGTCGTCCTGAACGTGCTCGTCACCGGCCTGACCGGCTTCCTCTACGGCGCCCTGCTGGTCCCGAACGAGTCCGAGCTGAACCGTCCGGTGCGCTTCACGCGCTGGGAGATCCCGGTGCTCGGAGACATCCCCATCATCGGCCCGGTGCTGTTCAACCAGACCTTCATCGTGTACCTGATGTACATCACCGTCGCGCTGGTGGCGTGGGGCCTCTACCGCACGCGGTGGGGTCTGCGCCTGCGCGCGGTCGGGGAGCACCCGCAGGCCGCCGACACCGTGGGCATCAAGGTGAACACGAGCCGCTTCTGGAACGTCTCGCTCGCCGGCGCGATCGCCGGCATCGGCGGCGCCTACTTCACGCTCGTGTCGGTGGGGCAGTTCACCAAGGAGATGACCGCCGGACTCGGCTTCATCGCCCTGGCGGCGGTGATCTTCGGTCGCTGGGACCCGATCCGCGCGACGCTGGCTGCGCTTCTCTTCGGCTTCGCGACCAACCTGCAGAACCTGCTGACGGTGCTGCGCACGCCGATCCCCAGCGAGTTCATGCTGATGCTGCCCTACGTCGTGACGATCATCGCCGTGGCCGGTTTCGCGGGGCAGATCCGCGGACCCGCGGCGGCGGGCAAGCCGTACATCAAGGGCTGA
- a CDS encoding cytidine deaminase yields the protein MTDIDWDELRAAATDAMRRAYAPYSRYKVGAAALVTDGRIVTGCNVENASYGVGLCAECGLVSELHNSGGGGLVAFVCVNGHGDTIMPCGRCRQLLFEFAVPGMLLETVSGIRTIDEVLPDAFGPRDLEEAGR from the coding sequence GTGACCGATATCGACTGGGATGAGCTGCGCGCCGCGGCCACCGACGCGATGCGGCGCGCGTATGCGCCGTACTCGCGCTACAAGGTGGGCGCGGCGGCGCTCGTGACCGACGGGCGCATCGTGACCGGCTGCAACGTCGAGAACGCCTCGTACGGCGTGGGGCTGTGCGCCGAGTGCGGCCTGGTGAGCGAGCTGCACAACTCCGGCGGGGGAGGCCTCGTCGCGTTCGTGTGCGTCAACGGCCACGGCGACACGATCATGCCGTGCGGCCGGTGCCGGCAGCTGCTGTTCGAGTTCGCCGTCCCGGGCATGCTGCTCGAGACCGTCTCGGGCATCCGCACCATCGACGAGGTGCTCCCCGATGCGTTCGGGCCGCGAGACCTCGAGGAGGCCGGTCGATGA
- a CDS encoding thymidine phosphorylase has product MSEQGTDAAVEPFDAVDVIRAKRDGGAVPEDALRWMVDAYTRGYVADSQMAAFAMAILLNGMTRDEIRVMTDAMIASGERMSFAGLGKPTVDKHSTGGVGDKITLPLAPLVASFGVAVPQLSGRGLGHTGGTLDKLESIPGWRAALSNDEMFAQLRDIGPVICAAGSGLAPADKKLYALRDVTGTVEAIPLIASSIMSKKIAEGTDSLVLDVKFGSGAFMRDVDRARELARTMVELGTDSGVATTALLTDMNTPLGLAIGNANEVRESVEVLAGGGPADVVELTVALAREMLALAGQPDADVEAALRDGRAMDAWRAMIRAQDGDPDAALPAPNETHTVTATEAGFVTRVEALPFGIAAWRLGAGRARAQDPVLHAAGIDLHVKPGDEVAAGQPLFTLLGQDDSRFARALEALEGAWEVGTDAPPRTPLVLERITA; this is encoded by the coding sequence ATGAGCGAGCAGGGCACGGATGCCGCGGTGGAGCCGTTCGACGCGGTGGACGTGATCCGCGCCAAGCGCGACGGGGGAGCGGTCCCTGAGGACGCCCTGCGCTGGATGGTCGACGCCTACACGCGCGGCTACGTCGCCGACTCCCAGATGGCGGCGTTCGCGATGGCGATTCTCCTCAACGGCATGACCCGCGACGAGATCCGCGTCATGACCGACGCGATGATCGCGTCGGGAGAGCGGATGAGCTTCGCGGGCCTGGGCAAGCCGACGGTCGACAAGCACTCCACCGGCGGCGTGGGCGACAAGATCACGCTTCCCCTGGCGCCGCTGGTCGCCTCGTTCGGCGTCGCGGTGCCGCAGCTGTCGGGCCGTGGCCTCGGCCACACCGGCGGCACGCTCGACAAGCTCGAGTCGATCCCCGGGTGGCGCGCGGCGCTCTCGAACGACGAGATGTTCGCGCAGCTGCGCGACATCGGCCCGGTGATCTGCGCCGCCGGCTCCGGTCTCGCGCCCGCCGACAAGAAGCTCTACGCGCTGCGCGACGTGACCGGCACGGTCGAGGCGATCCCGCTGATCGCGTCGAGCATCATGTCGAAGAAGATCGCGGAGGGCACCGACTCGCTGGTGCTCGACGTGAAGTTCGGCTCCGGCGCGTTCATGCGCGACGTGGACCGCGCGCGCGAGCTGGCGCGCACGATGGTGGAGCTCGGCACCGACTCGGGGGTCGCGACGACCGCGCTCCTCACCGACATGAACACCCCCCTCGGCCTCGCGATCGGCAACGCCAACGAGGTGCGCGAGTCGGTCGAGGTGCTCGCCGGCGGCGGGCCCGCCGACGTGGTCGAGCTGACGGTGGCGCTCGCGCGCGAGATGCTGGCGCTCGCGGGCCAGCCGGACGCCGACGTCGAGGCCGCGCTGCGCGACGGCCGCGCCATGGACGCCTGGCGCGCCATGATCCGCGCTCAGGACGGGGATCCGGATGCCGCGCTCCCCGCGCCGAACGAGACGCACACGGTGACGGCGACCGAGGCGGGCTTCGTCACCCGCGTGGAGGCGCTCCCCTTCGGAATCGCGGCGTGGCGCCTCGGGGCCGGGCGGGCCCGGGCGCAGGACCCGGTGCTGCACGCGGCGGGCATCGACCTCCACGTCAAGCCGGGCGACGAGGTCGCTGCCGGCCAGCCGCTCTTCACGCTGCTCGGGCAGGACGACTCCCGCTTCGCGCGTGCGCTCGAGGCGCTCGAAGGAGCCTGGGAGGTGGGGACGGATGCCCCGCCCCGCACGCCCCTCGTCCTCGAACGCATCACTGCCTAG
- a CDS encoding adenosine deaminase has product MPIDQHGDAILEGLSIRGLPKVSLHDHLDGGVRPATIIELADAIGLEVPESDPDDLADWFAEKSDSGSLVEYLKTFDLTTAVMQTREGLTRVAREFVEDLAADGVIYGEVRWAPEQHLGRGLSLEDAVAAVQEGIEEGEDAAEARGRDIRVGQLITAMRHTDRSPEIARLAVDWRGRGAVGFDIAGPEDGFPASNHREAFDYLASEFFPVTVHAGEAAGLDSIRSALIDGRALRLGHGVRIAEDLEVVSRAGEEVLVQFGDLARWVRDREIPLELSPSSNLQTGAIERWGTTMEDHPFDLLYQLGFSVTVNVDNRTMSRTSLTRELALLAETFEYGLDDLEAFQLNAAAGAFLAVEEREELIELIAEGFER; this is encoded by the coding sequence ATGCCCATCGACCAGCACGGCGACGCCATCCTCGAGGGTCTGTCGATCCGCGGCCTGCCGAAGGTGTCGCTGCACGACCACCTCGACGGCGGCGTGCGGCCCGCGACGATCATCGAGCTCGCCGACGCCATCGGGCTGGAGGTTCCGGAGTCCGACCCCGACGACCTCGCGGACTGGTTCGCCGAGAAGAGCGACTCCGGGTCGCTCGTCGAGTACCTGAAGACCTTCGACCTGACGACGGCCGTCATGCAGACCCGCGAAGGGCTCACCCGGGTTGCGCGGGAGTTCGTCGAAGACCTCGCCGCGGACGGCGTGATCTACGGCGAGGTGCGGTGGGCCCCTGAGCAGCACCTCGGCCGCGGGCTGTCGCTCGAGGATGCGGTCGCCGCCGTGCAGGAGGGGATCGAGGAGGGCGAGGATGCCGCCGAGGCGCGCGGGCGCGACATCCGCGTGGGTCAGCTCATCACCGCGATGCGCCACACCGACCGGTCGCCCGAGATCGCGCGGCTCGCGGTGGACTGGCGCGGTCGCGGCGCGGTCGGCTTCGACATCGCGGGGCCGGAGGACGGCTTCCCCGCCTCGAACCACCGCGAGGCGTTCGACTACCTCGCCTCGGAGTTCTTCCCGGTCACCGTGCACGCCGGCGAGGCCGCGGGGCTGGACTCCATCCGCTCGGCGCTGATCGACGGGCGCGCCCTGCGTCTGGGCCACGGGGTGCGCATCGCCGAGGACCTCGAGGTGGTCTCGCGCGCGGGCGAAGAGGTGCTGGTGCAATTCGGCGATCTCGCCCGCTGGGTGCGCGACCGCGAGATCCCCCTCGAGCTGTCGCCGTCGTCGAACCTGCAGACCGGCGCGATCGAGCGCTGGGGCACGACGATGGAGGACCACCCGTTCGACCTGCTCTACCAGCTCGGCTTCTCGGTCACGGTGAACGTCGACAACCGCACGATGAGCCGCACCTCGCTGACGCGCGAGCTCGCGCTGCTCGCCGAGACCTTCGAGTACGGCCTCGACGACCTCGAGGCGTTCCAGCTGAACGCCGCCGCGGGGGCCTTCCTCGCGGTCGAGGAGCGTGAGGAGCTCATCGAGCTGATCGCCGAGGGCTTCGAGCGATAG